In Mesorhizobium sp. 113-3-3, a genomic segment contains:
- a CDS encoding MFS transporter encodes MTESATGFMDGVLHDPKQPDQRSGPAWGAVISLALGTFGLVTAEFLPASVLTPLAHDLSITEGAVGQALTTTAIVGAISAPTMAVITRPLDRRIVIWAMTLLLILSNVLSAVAGSLPVLLAARVVLGIALGGFWSISAALAMRLVPSHLLRRAMSIILTGVTCATVCAAPIGAYVGDIWGWRTAFMIAAVVGAVTLVVQLITIPRLPPIGVASFRSLLDVAKNPMIKVAMLVVLLVASGHFAGFTYIRAFLEKFPALDIETISLVLLVFGIGGFFGNLAGGFLAEHSLKAAAALPPLFIAMATVSLLTLGASAWATAIAVTVWGFAFGAVPVGLQTWMVLHAAPEQAESAGGLMAATFQVAIAAGAIFGGLLMDNAGVASSLAYSAVASFLGALTVFLLGPKREPQTT; translated from the coding sequence ATGACCGAATCCGCTACGGGCTTCATGGACGGAGTTCTGCATGACCCAAAACAGCCAGATCAACGGTCTGGTCCCGCATGGGGTGCAGTCATTTCGCTTGCCTTAGGCACCTTTGGGCTTGTGACGGCAGAGTTTCTGCCTGCCAGCGTGCTGACGCCGCTCGCGCATGATCTCTCTATCACCGAGGGTGCAGTCGGACAGGCGCTGACAACGACCGCCATCGTGGGGGCGATCTCGGCGCCGACGATGGCCGTCATCACAAGGCCCCTGGACCGCAGGATCGTCATATGGGCGATGACGCTGCTGCTGATCCTGTCGAACGTTCTATCGGCCGTCGCGGGGTCGCTGCCGGTTCTCCTGGCCGCCCGCGTCGTGCTCGGCATAGCACTCGGAGGGTTCTGGTCGATTTCGGCAGCGCTGGCGATGCGGCTCGTTCCAAGTCACCTCCTGCGGCGCGCCATGTCGATCATCCTCACCGGCGTTACCTGCGCTACCGTTTGCGCGGCTCCAATCGGCGCCTATGTCGGCGATATCTGGGGATGGCGAACCGCCTTCATGATCGCTGCGGTCGTCGGCGCCGTTACGCTGGTAGTGCAACTCATAACCATTCCGAGGCTGCCTCCGATTGGAGTGGCCAGCTTCCGCAGTCTGCTGGATGTGGCCAAGAATCCGATGATCAAAGTCGCGATGTTGGTCGTCCTGCTGGTCGCTTCCGGGCACTTCGCCGGCTTCACCTATATCCGCGCCTTCCTTGAGAAGTTTCCCGCGCTTGATATCGAGACGATCTCGCTGGTGTTGCTCGTCTTTGGCATCGGCGGCTTCTTCGGCAATTTGGCCGGCGGATTCCTGGCCGAGCACAGCCTCAAGGCAGCCGCGGCCCTGCCTCCCCTGTTCATAGCGATGGCCACTGTCTCGCTGCTGACGCTGGGAGCATCGGCTTGGGCCACGGCGATTGCGGTTACAGTATGGGGCTTTGCCTTCGGCGCGGTGCCGGTGGGACTGCAGACATGGATGGTGCTGCACGCCGCTCCCGAGCAGGCCGAAAGCGCCGGTGGGCTGATGGCCGCAACGTTCCAGGTAGCCATCGCAGCGGGCGCGATTTTCGGCGGACTACTGATGGACAATGCCGGCGTCGCCAGTTCCCTTGCCTACAGCGCCGTTGCCTCGTTCCTCGGCGCCCTGACAGTGTTCTTGCTCGGCCCGAAGCGCGAACCTCAGACCACCTGA